A stretch of the Massilia sp. W12 genome encodes the following:
- a CDS encoding M35 family metallo-endopeptidase, translating into MDLFTEVHKKNYEVIKKDSFPEKWKQYHIKFKIGIRSDAPSKNSGQIFDIFRQTIRKESSQQSKKKNDLLLTYAESSAIDFQQAAALYKSLLHFYQVRKKGNQTIWVMDFPKRYTAWTFDLYEGKRKDEIKSLLAEDEEVFGPSNRKTMSDALQLSRKWALDACHKLSSPSIATKEIVKRWFHSGSPSEASLQETITTLLQGFKNIARLCNSGDIIFSDRPHLRAKGTMSDVIASVNQDDVLPVIYIYEAFMEYGKRNKAGKIPQLWFCSLTIIHELSHRVVKTDDKRYDYSGLKPGPSFSDANALINADSWAYFATDLAGMLTKGTLESVLF; encoded by the coding sequence ATGGATCTGTTCACTGAAGTCCATAAAAAAAACTATGAAGTTATAAAGAAAGACAGCTTCCCGGAAAAATGGAAGCAATACCATATCAAATTCAAAATTGGTATAAGAAGTGATGCTCCATCGAAAAATTCCGGCCAAATATTTGATATATTCCGCCAAACCATCAGAAAAGAATCCAGCCAACAATCCAAAAAGAAGAATGACCTGCTTTTGACCTATGCCGAATCCAGCGCCATTGATTTTCAGCAAGCAGCCGCCCTTTATAAATCTCTGCTTCATTTCTACCAAGTCCGAAAGAAAGGAAATCAAACCATATGGGTGATGGATTTCCCGAAAAGATATACTGCCTGGACTTTTGATTTATATGAAGGAAAGCGAAAAGATGAAATTAAATCCCTCTTGGCAGAGGATGAGGAAGTTTTTGGCCCATCCAATAGAAAAACAATGTCAGATGCACTGCAACTTTCTCGTAAATGGGCATTAGATGCCTGCCATAAATTAAGCTCTCCAAGCATTGCAACAAAAGAGATAGTGAAACGATGGTTTCATTCCGGTAGCCCATCTGAAGCGTCATTGCAAGAAACAATCACAACACTTTTGCAAGGCTTCAAGAATATTGCAAGACTTTGTAATAGCGGTGACATTATTTTTTCTGACCGTCCTCACCTGCGCGCAAAAGGCACAATGAGTGATGTTATTGCATCAGTAAATCAAGATGACGTATTACCCGTAATTTATATCTATGAGGCATTTATGGAATACGGGAAACGTAATAAGGCAGGAAAAATTCCTCAACTCTGGTTTTGCTCTTTAACAATCATCCATGAGTTATCTCATCGAGTTGTCAAAACTGACGACAAACGCTATGATTATAGTGGATTAAAGCCAGGCCCCTCGTTTAGCGATGCAAATGCGCTTATCAATGCAGACAGTTGGGCATACTTCGCAACAGATCTGGCAGGAATGCTAACCAAAGGCACATTAGAATCAGTTCTATTTTAA
- a CDS encoding AraC family transcriptional regulator, whose translation MMDADGLSRANLQLPPLLQRMQAVIEHIEAHLHEALPMAELAVVSGLSQWHFQRVFHACLGETVKTYIRQRRLSQAAHSLLHSRRSVLEIALCAGFDSNEAFTRAFRAWAGCTPRAWRQGQGVTEQALLPRFKAQIGQDYLQHLNENLQLEPDLRYQPAQQIVGFTRRLQLQGAGVDLLAMLAPCWREWRSRLEEIPHRSDTRVCLILELLAMSDTACQLQVWLGAPVNALGRLPSGMACVDRPAGWQAVFQHKGAGPAWEYTMQYIFGAWLPRSNCQLAPVPGLCLFAPEQAPFEAAPVLEYCLPLLSSSS comes from the coding sequence ATGATGGATGCTGATGGCTTAAGCCGCGCCAATTTGCAGCTGCCGCCGCTCTTGCAGCGCATGCAGGCTGTGATCGAACACATCGAAGCCCATTTGCATGAGGCGCTGCCAATGGCGGAGCTGGCTGTGGTTTCCGGTCTGTCCCAGTGGCATTTTCAGCGCGTGTTTCACGCCTGTCTTGGCGAAACCGTGAAAACCTACATCCGGCAGCGCCGCTTGAGTCAGGCCGCGCACAGCTTGTTGCACAGCCGGCGCAGCGTTTTGGAGATTGCGTTGTGCGCAGGCTTTGATTCCAATGAGGCATTTACGCGCGCCTTCCGGGCATGGGCCGGTTGCACCCCGCGCGCCTGGCGTCAAGGCCAGGGCGTAACCGAGCAAGCCTTGCTGCCGCGTTTCAAAGCGCAAATCGGTCAGGATTATTTGCAGCATTTGAATGAAAATTTGCAGCTGGAGCCGGATTTGCGCTATCAGCCTGCGCAGCAGATTGTCGGTTTTACCCGCCGTTTGCAATTGCAGGGCGCCGGGGTGGATTTGTTGGCAATGCTGGCGCCGTGCTGGCGCGAATGGCGCAGCCGGCTGGAGGAGATTCCGCACCGTTCTGATACGCGTGTGTGCCTGATCTTGGAATTGCTGGCTATGAGCGATACGGCATGCCAGTTGCAAGTCTGGCTGGGCGCGCCGGTCAACGCGCTTGGCCGCTTGCCGTCCGGCATGGCTTGCGTGGATCGTCCCGCCGGCTGGCAGGCGGTGTTTCAGCACAAAGGGGCCGGCCCGGCCTGGGAATACACTATGCAATACATTTTCGGCGCCTGGCTGCCGCGCAGCAATTGCCAATTGGCGCCTGTCCCTGGTCTGTGTCTGTTTGCGCCTGAACAGGCGCCGTTTGAAGCGGCGCCGGTGCTGGAATATTGTCTGCCTTTGCTATCTTCTTCAAGCTGA
- a CDS encoding carbohydrate-binding module family 20 domain-containing protein, whose protein sequence is MRQAKQVISAGAKFKALWAALLGAGVCLAMPAQAAFNSNQTSVQMFHWKWKDIARECSNFLGPKGFGAVQISPPTSAFKGTAWWDMYQPVDFTNFTSKMGNEAELQAMINTCHNAGVRVYVDVVGNHLAAGSGVSTAGFAFNAATFTYPRFSASDFHPACDIADGDYGSPGNRNAVMNCRLVKLPDLKTESAYVRTELVNYLKKLLAMGVDGFRFDAAKHMHPSDVQALVAAIPKTSNAGEALWITQEVIPDGNVVRSEYFPAGTLNEFQFPYAVKGLFRNVYGLTLSQVRTVMGTPGNWGGTWGFIDSSKATVFVNNWDTERNGSSLTTSNKSEPANDSNGNKRYDLANIFMLSWPYGHAQLHSGFNFTHHDQDAPTASPFDANGNPLINQAWDFVHRWSNLANMVKFRSYTAGTGVDMFVTGNQNQIAYARGAKGYVALNNDAANWSLSAATMLPAGVYCNVVNGVANAAKTACSGDSVVVDANGRINVTVPGHASGKTPAIALYAEQKVNATTCNPVQVKFRVANANTVWGQNVYVAGNRAELGNWTPTSANLLTIEGSGANAPWSKVIALPANTAVQFKFMKSGGGVANVWERDQATTSKNREFKTGACGSSMTLDVGSFQF, encoded by the coding sequence ATGAGACAAGCAAAACAGGTAATTTCCGCCGGCGCAAAATTCAAAGCGCTTTGGGCTGCACTTTTGGGCGCAGGCGTCTGTCTGGCCATGCCGGCGCAGGCGGCATTCAATTCCAATCAAACCTCGGTGCAAATGTTCCATTGGAAATGGAAAGACATTGCGCGCGAATGCAGCAACTTCTTAGGCCCGAAAGGTTTTGGCGCGGTGCAAATCTCGCCGCCCACCTCGGCCTTCAAAGGCACGGCCTGGTGGGATATGTATCAGCCGGTGGACTTCACCAACTTCACCAGCAAAATGGGGAATGAAGCCGAGTTGCAAGCGATGATCAACACCTGTCACAACGCCGGGGTGCGGGTGTATGTGGATGTGGTGGGCAATCATTTGGCCGCCGGCAGCGGGGTTTCCACCGCCGGCTTTGCTTTCAATGCCGCCACCTTCACCTACCCGCGTTTCAGCGCCAGTGATTTTCATCCGGCTTGCGATATCGCCGATGGCGACTACGGCTCGCCCGGCAACCGCAATGCGGTGATGAATTGCCGTTTGGTGAAATTGCCCGATTTGAAGACTGAATCGGCCTATGTGCGCACCGAATTGGTGAATTATCTGAAAAAATTGCTGGCCATGGGGGTGGATGGTTTCCGCTTTGACGCCGCCAAACATATGCATCCCTCGGATGTGCAAGCGCTGGTGGCGGCAATTCCCAAGACCAGCAATGCCGGCGAGGCATTATGGATCACGCAGGAAGTGATTCCAGACGGCAATGTGGTGCGCAGCGAATACTTTCCGGCTGGCACATTAAATGAATTCCAATTCCCCTACGCCGTCAAAGGTCTGTTCCGCAATGTGTACGGCTTGACCCTGTCGCAAGTGCGGACAGTAATGGGCACGCCCGGCAACTGGGGCGGAACCTGGGGCTTTATTGATTCATCCAAAGCCACGGTGTTTGTCAACAACTGGGATACCGAGCGCAATGGTTCTTCGCTCACCACCTCGAATAAATCCGAACCTGCGAATGACAGCAATGGCAATAAACGCTATGACCTGGCGAATATTTTCATGCTCAGCTGGCCATATGGGCATGCGCAATTGCATTCCGGTTTCAATTTCACCCACCACGACCAGGATGCGCCGACGGCCAGCCCGTTTGATGCAAATGGCAATCCGCTCATCAATCAAGCCTGGGACTTTGTGCACCGCTGGAGCAATCTGGCGAATATGGTCAAGTTCCGCTCTTACACGGCAGGAACCGGGGTGGATATGTTTGTCACCGGCAACCAAAACCAAATCGCCTATGCACGCGGGGCCAAGGGTTATGTGGCGCTGAATAATGATGCGGCGAATTGGAGCTTGAGCGCAGCCACCATGCTGCCAGCCGGGGTGTATTGCAATGTCGTAAACGGCGTGGCGAATGCGGCGAAAACCGCTTGCAGCGGCGACAGCGTGGTGGTGGATGCGAATGGCCGCATTAACGTCACTGTACCGGGACACGCCTCCGGCAAGACCCCGGCCATCGCGCTGTATGCCGAGCAGAAAGTCAACGCCACCACCTGCAATCCGGTGCAAGTCAAATTCCGCGTCGCCAACGCCAACACGGTATGGGGACAGAATGTGTACGTCGCAGGAAACCGCGCCGAACTGGGCAACTGGACGCCGACCTCGGCCAATCTGCTGACGATTGAAGGCAGCGGCGCGAATGCGCCCTGGTCGAAAGTGATTGCCTTGCCGGCCAATACGGCTGTGCAATTCAAGTTCATGAAGAGCGGCGGCGGGGTGGCGAATGTGTGGGAACGCGACCAGGCCACGACCAGCAAAAACCGTGAATTCAAAACTGGCGCTTGCGGCAGCAGCATGACGCTGGACGTGGGCAGCTTCCAGTTTTAA
- a CDS encoding P-II family nitrogen regulator, protein MKQVTAIVKPFKLDEVREALAELNVTGLTVTEVKGFGRQKGHTELYRGAEYVVDFLPKVKIEVVIDDSMCDAVVDAIIKAARTGKIGDGKIFVQNVEQVIRIRTGETGAEAV, encoded by the coding sequence ATGAAACAAGTCACAGCCATTGTCAAACCCTTCAAACTGGATGAAGTGCGCGAAGCGCTGGCGGAATTGAATGTCACCGGCCTGACCGTGACCGAAGTCAAAGGTTTTGGCCGGCAAAAAGGCCATACCGAGCTGTATCGCGGCGCGGAATATGTAGTCGATTTCCTGCCCAAGGTGAAAATCGAAGTCGTGATTGATGACAGTATGTGCGACGCCGTGGTGGACGCCATCATCAAAGCCGCCCGCACCGGCAAAATCGGCGACGGCAAGATTTTTGTGCAAAATGTGGAACAGGTGATCCGGATTCGTACCGGGGAGACGGGGGCGGAGGCGGTGTGA
- the pulA gene encoding pullulanase-type alpha-1,6-glucosidase has translation MSIALLFRSMRLSLLSGMAFTLAACSPGIQETAQTPNTPPAAALAAGKLRVHFHRIQNDEDKWGVFSWEGPQTPSKEWIKDRFMFSGSDSFGRYVDISADAAKGALKFLVTDGDGNKNCGSDQSVNFAADLGQKGQEIWLVEGSCEVHSKAPAISAANFSNANAHWLDLQTFAWPGAPTGASYRLYYAAQGGIRAEGDSIKGADGEINLSPAASLNSALQSRFPHLKNATALTWSAADAARAKTMLKGQVVLAQWNAAKLVQATSLQTANVLDALYASAAQQQQLGISFDAQRRPTLRLWAPSAKAVSLNLYASSGSEEKRTLALQEDPASGIWSVTLDDAGLNNRAFYTYSVQVFSRWAENKVVTNEVTDPYSLSVNANSRRSFLADLDAAASKPAGWDNHALPGPLAAVDQAVYELHIRDFSIHDTSVPADKRGKYLAFTESNSNGMRHLTQLQAAGLSHVHLLPAFDIGTVDEVNCSTPAVSFAGADSSQPQASIAASADKDCFNWGYDPLHYSAPEGSYASNAQDGLTRIKEFRAMVQALHGSGLRVAMDVVYNHTHASGQAAQSVLDKIVPAYYQRLNANGGILTDSCCSDTASEHAMMEKLMLDSVQLWRQHYQVDAFRFDLMGFHSLATMQKVKRQLEADPARASYVYGEAWNFGAAGNDARFVQARQANMFGSGIGSFNDRLRDALRGGGCCDGGEALLSQQGFANGAAYDNNGKSTQSQDDLLRLADLVRVGLAGTLRDYSFINRKGELKKSSEIDYAGMAAGYSADPGETINYAEAHDNQTLFDINAFKLPQNTPLAERVRAQNLATAVVLLSQGVPFIHAGQEILRSKSLERDSFNAGDWFNKLDFSYADNNFGVGLPSAEKNRDNWELMRPILNNALIKPDQAAILFAKEQALTMLKIRQDSRLFRLQSGAEVQQRLRFLNTGPQQAAGLILMQIDGRGLAGAKYSSVLVAINADKQSKRLPAAELKGKTLRLHPLQQAGADAVVKQAAFESASGVLDIPGRTVAVFVE, from the coding sequence ATGTCAATCGCATTACTTTTTCGCAGTATGCGCTTATCGCTCTTGAGCGGTATGGCGTTCACGCTGGCGGCTTGCTCGCCCGGCATTCAAGAGACGGCGCAAACGCCAAACACCCCGCCCGCCGCCGCACTGGCCGCCGGCAAATTGCGGGTGCACTTTCATCGCATACAAAATGATGAAGATAAATGGGGCGTGTTTTCCTGGGAGGGGCCGCAAACCCCATCCAAGGAATGGATTAAAGACCGCTTCATGTTTTCCGGCAGTGACAGCTTCGGGCGCTATGTCGATATCAGCGCAGACGCGGCCAAGGGCGCACTCAAATTCCTGGTGACTGATGGCGACGGCAATAAAAATTGCGGCAGCGATCAAAGCGTGAATTTTGCCGCCGATCTGGGGCAAAAAGGGCAGGAAATCTGGCTGGTGGAAGGCTCGTGCGAAGTGCACAGCAAGGCGCCGGCGATTTCCGCCGCCAATTTCAGCAACGCCAATGCGCACTGGCTGGATCTGCAGACTTTCGCCTGGCCAGGCGCGCCGACCGGCGCCAGCTACCGCCTGTATTATGCGGCGCAAGGCGGCATCCGCGCCGAGGGCGACAGCATCAAGGGGGCGGATGGCGAAATCAATTTAAGTCCGGCAGCCTCCTTAAACAGCGCACTGCAAAGCCGCTTCCCGCATCTGAAAAACGCCACCGCCCTGACATGGAGCGCTGCAGATGCGGCGCGCGCCAAAACCATGCTCAAGGGACAAGTCGTGCTAGCCCAATGGAATGCGGCCAAGCTGGTGCAAGCCACTTCCTTGCAAACGGCGAATGTATTGGATGCGCTGTACGCCAGCGCAGCGCAGCAGCAGCAACTGGGCATCAGCTTTGACGCCCAGCGCCGCCCTACTCTGCGCCTGTGGGCGCCAAGCGCCAAAGCGGTCAGCCTGAATCTCTACGCCAGCTCCGGCTCTGAAGAAAAACGCACGCTGGCGCTGCAGGAAGATCCCGCCAGCGGCATCTGGTCTGTCACACTTGACGACGCCGGTTTGAATAACCGCGCTTTTTACACCTACAGCGTGCAAGTCTTTTCGCGCTGGGCTGAAAACAAGGTGGTGACGAATGAAGTGACAGATCCTTATTCCTTGTCTGTCAACGCCAACAGCCGGCGCAGCTTCCTGGCCGATCTGGATGCGGCCGCCAGCAAACCGGCCGGATGGGATAATCACGCTCTGCCCGGCCCCCTGGCGGCAGTGGATCAGGCGGTGTATGAATTGCATATCCGGGATTTTTCGATTCACGACACATCCGTGCCGGCAGACAAACGCGGCAAATATCTGGCTTTCACTGAGAGCAACAGCAATGGCATGCGGCATCTGACGCAATTGCAGGCCGCCGGTTTGAGCCATGTGCATCTCTTGCCGGCGTTTGATATCGGCACCGTGGATGAAGTCAATTGCAGCACGCCGGCGGTGAGTTTCGCCGGGGCCGATTCGAGCCAGCCGCAAGCCAGCATTGCCGCCAGCGCCGACAAAGATTGTTTCAACTGGGGCTATGACCCGCTGCATTACAGCGCGCCGGAAGGCTCTTACGCCAGCAATGCGCAAGACGGCTTGACGCGCATCAAGGAATTCCGCGCCATGGTGCAAGCCTTGCATGGCAGCGGACTGCGGGTGGCGATGGACGTGGTGTACAACCACACCCACGCCTCCGGCCAGGCGGCGCAATCGGTGCTGGATAAAATTGTCCCGGCTTATTATCAGCGCTTAAATGCAAATGGCGGCATCTTGACCGATTCCTGCTGTTCCGACACCGCGAGCGAACACGCAATGATGGAAAAGCTGATGCTCGATTCGGTGCAACTCTGGCGCCAGCATTATCAGGTGGACGCCTTCCGCTTTGATTTGATGGGTTTCCATTCCCTGGCGACCATGCAGAAAGTCAAACGCCAACTGGAAGCCGACCCGGCGCGCGCTTCGTATGTCTATGGCGAAGCCTGGAATTTTGGCGCGGCAGGCAATGACGCGCGCTTTGTGCAAGCGCGTCAGGCGAATATGTTTGGCAGCGGCATCGGCTCCTTTAATGACCGGCTGCGCGACGCCTTGCGCGGCGGCGGTTGCTGCGATGGCGGCGAAGCGCTGCTCAGTCAACAGGGTTTTGCGAATGGCGCGGCATATGACAACAATGGCAAGAGCACGCAAAGCCAGGATGATTTGCTGCGCCTGGCCGATCTGGTGCGGGTGGGCCTGGCCGGCACGCTGCGCGATTACAGCTTTATCAATCGCAAAGGCGAATTGAAAAAGAGCAGCGAAATCGACTATGCCGGCATGGCGGCAGGCTATAGCGCCGATCCGGGCGAAACGATTAACTACGCCGAAGCACATGATAATCAAACCCTGTTTGACATCAACGCCTTCAAACTGCCGCAAAACACCCCCTTGGCTGAGCGCGTGCGCGCGCAAAATCTGGCCACTGCGGTGGTGCTCTTATCGCAGGGCGTGCCGTTTATCCATGCCGGCCAGGAAATTTTGCGCTCCAAATCTTTAGAGCGTGACAGCTTCAATGCCGGTGATTGGTTCAACAAGCTTGATTTCAGCTATGCCGATAATAATTTTGGCGTCGGCCTGCCTTCTGCCGAAAAGAACCGCGACAACTGGGAATTGATGCGGCCGATTTTGAACAATGCCCTGATCAAACCTGACCAGGCGGCGATTTTGTTTGCCAAAGAGCAGGCCCTGACCATGCTCAAAATCCGCCAGGACAGCCGCCTGTTCCGTCTGCAAAGCGGGGCTGAAGTGCAACAACGTCTGCGCTTTTTGAACACCGGGCCGCAACAAGCCGCCGGCTTGATTTTGATGCAAATCGACGGGCGCGGCTTGGCTGGCGCCAAGTACAGCAGCGTATTGGTGGCGATCAATGCCGACAAGCAAAGCAAGCGTCTGCCAGCAGCGGAGTTAAAGGGTAAAACCCTGCGCCTGCATCCGCTGCAGCAGGCCGGCGCAGATGCAGTGGTCAAGCAAGCTGCATTTGAGAGCGCCAGCGGGGTTTTGGATATACCGGGGCGGACGGTGGCGGTGTTTGTGGAATAG
- a CDS encoding alpha/beta hydrolase-fold protein, whose protein sequence is MFQLLHTHAALNGSLLPAQFSLYAPTAQAVALVGEMTHWLSAPLPMQRGADGVWRISLHLRPGQWLYKFVCDGCLICDPACALSVADGLGGQQSCLLLGQGDWSEYAGCDYGAWQTLSCPSRHLPGASMELWRPAGAHGALPVLFLLHGYRMQSNQWRANGRIAQFAANLMRQAMLPPCMLALPCVVEHSRQAAWQAWFLQEAPAWLAECGAALSPGQSVLAGMAQYDVHALALALAAPGQFGQVLALSCFFSQNWLQQLAHDLPAWLAAHAPQGGLPFDLQLYCGAQDYVAPRNARLLEILQENGLQAPWRRFAGGHTWHDWMGATRAILLQAGQFFASRAGS, encoded by the coding sequence ATGTTCCAGCTTTTACACACGCACGCCGCGCTCAATGGCAGCTTGTTGCCGGCGCAATTTTCTCTGTATGCGCCAACTGCGCAGGCGGTCGCCTTGGTGGGGGAAATGACGCACTGGTTAAGTGCGCCGCTGCCCATGCAGCGCGGCGCGGACGGGGTGTGGCGCATCAGTCTGCATTTGCGCCCCGGCCAGTGGCTTTACAAATTTGTCTGCGACGGGTGCTTAATCTGTGATCCGGCTTGCGCTTTGAGTGTGGCCGATGGTTTGGGCGGGCAGCAATCCTGCTTGCTGTTGGGGCAGGGCGATTGGAGCGAGTACGCCGGGTGCGACTATGGCGCATGGCAAACCCTGTCTTGTCCCAGCCGCCATTTGCCGGGGGCCAGCATGGAACTCTGGCGCCCTGCGGGTGCGCATGGCGCGCTGCCGGTTTTGTTTTTACTGCACGGCTACCGCATGCAGTCCAATCAATGGCGCGCGAATGGCCGGATTGCGCAATTCGCCGCCAATTTGATGCGCCAAGCGATGCTGCCGCCGTGTATGCTGGCCTTGCCCTGTGTGGTGGAACACAGCCGCCAAGCCGCCTGGCAAGCCTGGTTTTTACAGGAGGCGCCGGCCTGGCTGGCGGAGTGCGGCGCGGCCCTGTCCCCCGGGCAATCTGTGCTGGCCGGGATGGCGCAATATGATGTGCACGCGCTCGCGTTGGCGCTTGCCGCGCCCGGCCAATTCGGCCAGGTCTTAGCGCTCTCGTGTTTTTTTTCGCAAAACTGGCTGCAGCAATTAGCGCATGATTTGCCGGCCTGGCTGGCGGCGCATGCGCCGCAGGGCGGCTTGCCCTTCGACTTGCAACTGTATTGCGGCGCACAAGATTATGTCGCGCCGCGCAATGCGCGCTTGTTGGAAATTTTGCAGGAAAATGGTTTGCAAGCGCCCTGGCGCCGTTTTGCCGGCGGTCATACCTGGCATGATTGGATGGGCGCAACGCGCGCCATCTTGCTGCAAGCCGGGCAGTTTTTTGCCAGCCGCGCCGGGTCATGA
- a CDS encoding pullulanase-associated domain-containing protein produces MRIITSLLLAACLLPGAASASAAASAAASAAASAAAKLSPPPANTVRVHYKRSNGDQQRWGVYAWEGPQQPSKKWIADRFLFSTPGPWGHYVDIPLASGKTEFRFLVSSDGGHKNCGDDQYLPLPPDIAKRGVEIWIPQASCTIHPQQPE; encoded by the coding sequence ATGCGCATCATCACAAGTCTTTTGCTGGCCGCCTGCCTGCTGCCGGGCGCAGCCAGCGCATCTGCCGCAGCATCAGCCGCCGCATCTGCCGCCGCGTCTGCCGCCGCCAAGCTGAGTCCGCCGCCGGCCAACACGGTGCGCGTGCACTACAAGCGCAGCAATGGCGATCAACAGCGATGGGGCGTGTACGCCTGGGAAGGGCCGCAGCAGCCCAGCAAGAAATGGATTGCCGACCGCTTTTTATTCAGCACGCCCGGCCCCTGGGGACATTATGTTGATATTCCCTTAGCCTCTGGCAAGACTGAATTCCGCTTCTTAGTCTCCAGCGATGGCGGGCATAAAAACTGCGGCGACGATCAATATCTGCCGCTGCCGCCAGACATCGCCAAGCGCGGGGTGGAAATCTGGATTCCGCAAGCCAGCTGCACGATTCACCCGCAACAACCCGAATAA
- a CDS encoding fibro-slime domain-containing protein: MKKILLASILAFAAQAQAATTTLTGTVIDHTPNNPDFEGGISGLVTGLVSDTLVGNSPTLAANWTPGRGAITSRDSFAQWFAPADRSRSGNLSLTLNDNGNGIYTYSNNSFFPIDNQYLGNQGRSHNYHFTYQIHATFGWDPSKPNQVFTFTGDDDVWVYFDKRLGIDLGGVHGAATQSVNLNQFMAGKAAGNYSFDFFFAERHTTQSNLMISTTLNLQTPPVPEPETYAMMVAGLAGLGFMARRRKQKA, translated from the coding sequence ATGAAAAAAATTCTCTTGGCCAGCATCCTGGCATTTGCAGCGCAAGCGCAAGCCGCCACCACCACCTTGACCGGCACGGTGATTGATCACACCCCGAACAATCCGGATTTTGAAGGCGGCATCAGCGGCCTGGTGACCGGCCTGGTGAGCGACACCCTGGTTGGCAACAGCCCGACCCTGGCCGCCAACTGGACGCCGGGCCGTGGCGCGATCACCAGCCGCGATTCCTTCGCCCAATGGTTTGCCCCGGCTGACCGCAGCCGCTCCGGCAATCTGAGCCTGACCCTGAACGACAATGGCAACGGCATCTACACCTACAGCAACAACAGCTTCTTCCCGATTGACAACCAATATCTGGGCAATCAGGGCCGTTCGCACAACTACCACTTCACCTATCAAATCCACGCCACCTTCGGCTGGGACCCGAGCAAGCCGAACCAGGTGTTCACCTTCACCGGCGACGATGACGTGTGGGTGTATTTCGACAAGCGCCTGGGCATCGACCTGGGCGGCGTGCACGGCGCGGCTACGCAATCGGTGAATCTGAACCAATTCATGGCCGGTAAAGCCGCTGGCAATTACTCTTTTGATTTCTTCTTTGCAGAGCGTCACACCACGCAATCGAATCTGATGATTTCGACCACGCTGAACCTGCAAACCCCGCCGGTGCCGGAACCGGAAACCTATGCCATGATGGTGGCGGGTTTGGCTGGCCTGGGTTTTATGGCGCGTCGTCGTAAGCAAAAGGCTTAA